One genomic region from Quercus robur chromosome 4, dhQueRobu3.1, whole genome shotgun sequence encodes:
- the LOC126721989 gene encoding protein RBL isoform X1 has translation MNAPIIDPLQGDFPEVIEEYLEHGVMKCIAFNRRGTLLAAGCSDGNCVIWDFETRGIAKELRDKECNAAITSVCWSKYGHRILVSAADKSLTLWDVVSGERITRTTLQQTPLQARLHPGSSTPSLCLACPLSSAPMIVDLTTGSTTVLPVSVPDAGNGLVPASRNKFSDGTPPFTPTAACFNKYGDLVYVGNSKGEILIIDYKTIQVHAMVPVTGGAVIKNIVFSRNGQYLLTNSNDRTLRIYENLLPLKDGRRALDDLEETHKELHGVEKLKAVGSKCLTLFRDFQDSVTKVHWKAPCFSGDGEWVVGGCASKGEHKIYIWDRAGHLVKILEGPKEALIDLAWHPVHPIVVSVSLTGLVYIWAKDYTENWSAFAPDFKELEENEEYVEREDEFDLVPETEKVKESDVNEDDEVDIVTLEKDSAFSDSDMSQDELCFLPAIPSPDVPEQQDKGVESSSKLVDSNHSGSPLSEEAGPNGRATNHASSPLEDNSIADDAGGSRMKRKRKPSEKILELQAEKVKKPLKPSGRLSKVKNKSVADLDNGNGFLGDDVSD, from the exons ATGAACGCACCCATAATCG ATCCACTGCAAGGAGATTTTCCGGAGGTAATAGAAGAGTATTTGGAACATGGGGTCATGAAGTGCATTGCTTTCAATCGCCGTGGCACCCTTCTTGCTg CTGGTTGCTCTGATGGAAACTGTGTTATCTGGGATTTCGAAACTAGGGGCATTGCTAAAGAGCTCCGTGACAAAGAGTGTAATGCTGCCATAACAAGTGTCTGTTGGTCCAAGTACGGTCACCGTATTCTTGTTTCTGCTGCTGACAAGTCGTTGACGCTTTGGGATGTTGTTAGTGGTGAAAGGATTACACGTACAACTTTGCAGCAAACCCCTTTACAAGCTCGTCTACATCCTGGTTCCTCTACTCCATCTCTCTGCCTGGCATGCCCCCTCTCATCTGCTCCCATGATAGTTGACTTGACCACTGGAAGCACAACTGTGCTGCCGGTTTCAGTCCCTGACGCGGGCAACGGACTTGTCCCTGCATCACGCAACAAATTCTCAGATGGAACTCCTCCATTCACTCCAACTGCTGCTTGCTTTAACAAGTATGGGGACCTTGTTTATGTAGGGAACTCCAAAGgggaaattttgataatagattacAAAACCATTCAAGTGCATGCCATGGTTCCTGTTACTGGGGGTGCTGTGATCAAGAACATAGTATTCAGCAGAAATGGGCAGTATCTGCTTACAAATTCAAATGATCGGACGCTTAGGATCTATGAAAACCTTTTGCCCTTGAAAGATGGGCGTAGAGCTCTTGATGACTTAGAGGAGACCCATAAAGAGCTACATGGTGTTGAGAAGTTGAAGGCGGTTGGATCAAAGTGCTTAACACTTTTCCGGGACTTTCAAGATTCTGTCACAAAGGTGCACTGGAAAGCACCTTGCTTTAGTGGTGATGGTGAGTGGGTAGTTGGTGGTTGTGCAAGCAAAGGAGAGCACAAGATTTATATATGGGATAGGGCTGGGCATCTTGTGAAAATCCTTGAAGGTCCAAAGGAAGCCTTGATTGACTTAGCATGGCATCCTGTTCACCCCATTGTTGTCTCTGTTTCCCTGACTGGCTTGGTTTATATTTGGGCTAAAGATTATACTGAGAACTGGAGTGCATTTGCTCCTGATTTCAAAGAGCTAGAGGAAAATGAGGAGTATGTAGAACGTGAAGATGAATTTGATCTGGTGCCTGAAACTGAAAAG GTAAAAGAATCAGATGTTAATGAAGATGATGAAGTTGATATAGTGACATTGGAGAAGGATTCGGCTTTCAGTGATTCAGATATGTCCCAAGACGAATTGTGCTTCTTGCCGGCCATTCCTTCTCCTGATGTTCCTGAGCAGCAAGACAAGGGCGTAGAAAGCTCGTCAAAGTTGGTGGACAGTAATCATTCTGGATCTCCTCTTTCAGAAGAGGCTGGACCAAATGGACGTGCAACAAACCATGCATCTAGCCCTCTTGAAG ATAATTCTATTGCAGATGATGCAGGAGGATCACGCATGAAAAGGAAGCGGAAGCCTTCagagaaaattttggaattgCAGGCAGAGAAGGTCAAGAAACCCTTGAAGCCTTCTGGTAGATtgtcaaaagttaaaaataaatctgTGGCTGATCTGGATAACGGTAATGGTTTTCTTGGGGATGATGTTTCTGATTAG
- the LOC126721989 gene encoding protein RBL isoform X2 translates to MNAPIIDPLQGDFPEVIEEYLEHGVMKCIAFNRRGTLLAAGCSDGNCVIWDFETRGIAKELRDKECNAAITSVCWSKYGHRILVSAADKSLTLWDVVSGERITRTTLQQTPLQARLHPGSSTPSLCLACPLSSAPMIVDLTTGSTTVLPVSVPDAGNGLVPASRNKFSDGTPPFTPTAACFNKYGDLVYVGNSKGEILIIDYKTIQVHAMVPVTGGAVIKNIVFSRNGQYLLTNSNDRTLRIYENLLPLKDGRRALDDLEETHKELHGVEKLKAVGSKCLTLFRDFQDSVTKVHWKAPCFSGDGEWVVGGCASKGEHKIYIWDRAGHLVKILEGPKEALIDLAWHPVHPIVVSVSLTGLVYIWAKDYTENWSAFAPDFKELEENEEYVEREDEFDLVPETEKVKESDVNEDDEVDIVTLEKDSAFSDSDMSQDELCFLPAIPSPDVPEQQDKGVESSSKLVDSNHSGSPLSEEAGPNGRATNHASSPLEDDAGGSRMKRKRKPSEKILELQAEKVKKPLKPSGRLSKVKNKSVADLDNGNGFLGDDVSD, encoded by the exons ATGAACGCACCCATAATCG ATCCACTGCAAGGAGATTTTCCGGAGGTAATAGAAGAGTATTTGGAACATGGGGTCATGAAGTGCATTGCTTTCAATCGCCGTGGCACCCTTCTTGCTg CTGGTTGCTCTGATGGAAACTGTGTTATCTGGGATTTCGAAACTAGGGGCATTGCTAAAGAGCTCCGTGACAAAGAGTGTAATGCTGCCATAACAAGTGTCTGTTGGTCCAAGTACGGTCACCGTATTCTTGTTTCTGCTGCTGACAAGTCGTTGACGCTTTGGGATGTTGTTAGTGGTGAAAGGATTACACGTACAACTTTGCAGCAAACCCCTTTACAAGCTCGTCTACATCCTGGTTCCTCTACTCCATCTCTCTGCCTGGCATGCCCCCTCTCATCTGCTCCCATGATAGTTGACTTGACCACTGGAAGCACAACTGTGCTGCCGGTTTCAGTCCCTGACGCGGGCAACGGACTTGTCCCTGCATCACGCAACAAATTCTCAGATGGAACTCCTCCATTCACTCCAACTGCTGCTTGCTTTAACAAGTATGGGGACCTTGTTTATGTAGGGAACTCCAAAGgggaaattttgataatagattacAAAACCATTCAAGTGCATGCCATGGTTCCTGTTACTGGGGGTGCTGTGATCAAGAACATAGTATTCAGCAGAAATGGGCAGTATCTGCTTACAAATTCAAATGATCGGACGCTTAGGATCTATGAAAACCTTTTGCCCTTGAAAGATGGGCGTAGAGCTCTTGATGACTTAGAGGAGACCCATAAAGAGCTACATGGTGTTGAGAAGTTGAAGGCGGTTGGATCAAAGTGCTTAACACTTTTCCGGGACTTTCAAGATTCTGTCACAAAGGTGCACTGGAAAGCACCTTGCTTTAGTGGTGATGGTGAGTGGGTAGTTGGTGGTTGTGCAAGCAAAGGAGAGCACAAGATTTATATATGGGATAGGGCTGGGCATCTTGTGAAAATCCTTGAAGGTCCAAAGGAAGCCTTGATTGACTTAGCATGGCATCCTGTTCACCCCATTGTTGTCTCTGTTTCCCTGACTGGCTTGGTTTATATTTGGGCTAAAGATTATACTGAGAACTGGAGTGCATTTGCTCCTGATTTCAAAGAGCTAGAGGAAAATGAGGAGTATGTAGAACGTGAAGATGAATTTGATCTGGTGCCTGAAACTGAAAAG GTAAAAGAATCAGATGTTAATGAAGATGATGAAGTTGATATAGTGACATTGGAGAAGGATTCGGCTTTCAGTGATTCAGATATGTCCCAAGACGAATTGTGCTTCTTGCCGGCCATTCCTTCTCCTGATGTTCCTGAGCAGCAAGACAAGGGCGTAGAAAGCTCGTCAAAGTTGGTGGACAGTAATCATTCTGGATCTCCTCTTTCAGAAGAGGCTGGACCAAATGGACGTGCAACAAACCATGCATCTAGCCCTCTTGAAG ATGATGCAGGAGGATCACGCATGAAAAGGAAGCGGAAGCCTTCagagaaaattttggaattgCAGGCAGAGAAGGTCAAGAAACCCTTGAAGCCTTCTGGTAGATtgtcaaaagttaaaaataaatctgTGGCTGATCTGGATAACGGTAATGGTTTTCTTGGGGATGATGTTTCTGATTAG